One Dromiciops gliroides isolate mDroGli1 chromosome 3, mDroGli1.pri, whole genome shotgun sequence DNA segment encodes these proteins:
- the LOC122748012 gene encoding olfactory receptor 52I1-like: MLGSPSNQSLRNTATFILLSVPGLEVSHLWLAVPLSAMYSVALLGNIIIVTVIWIDSTMHEPMYHFLCVLAAVDIVIPTSVIPKMLNIFWSGNGIISFAACFTQMFFVHATTAMETGLLLAMAFDRYVAICKPLHYQTILTPRTMIAIVMGIIARGIAAMTPMTWMLVHLPYCASHVVPHSYCEHMAVAKLACADHRPSSLYTLILSFIIVATDVIFIATSYSLILKAVFSLPSRDARVKALSTCGSHVSVMCLFYLPGMLSIYIAGLGQEKVPLYTQVLLADFYVVIPPMMNPLIYGLKTKHIQERVWNGVTNSLPVSIQKDGKDEDVQMLP, encoded by the exons ATGTTGGGCTCTCCTTCTAACCAATCATTACGGAACACAGCTACTTTCATTCTTCTGAGTGTTCCAGGGCTGGAAGTATCCCACCTTTGGCTGGCAGTCCCATTGAGTGCCATGTACTCTGTAGCTTTATTAGGAAATATTATCATCGTGACTGTGATCTGGATTGACAGTACTATGCATGAGCCTATGTATCACTTCCTATGTGTTCTGGCTGCTGTGGACATTGTCATTCCAACATCAGTGATCCCCAAAATGTTGAACATCTTCTGGTCAGGCAATGGCATCATTAGCTTTGCTGCCTGTTTTACCCAGATGTTCTTTGTCCATGCCACCACAGCCATGGAAACAGGATTACTTCTGGCCATGGCCTTTGACCGCTATGTAGCCATCTGTAAACCTCTGCACTACCAAACCATCCTCACTCCAAGGACCATGATAGCAATAGTCATGGGCATCATAGCCAGAGGTATTGCAGCTATGACTCCAATGACCTGGATGTTGGTCCATCTGCCATACTGTGCCTCCCATGTGGTCCCCCATTCCTATTGTGAACACATGGCTGTGGCCAAGTTGGCATGTGCTGATCACAGGCCCAGCAGTCTTTATACCTTGATTCTTTCCTTCATCATTGTGGCAACTGATGTGATCTTCATTGCTACCTCCTATAGTCTAATCCTAAAGGCTGTGTTCAGTCTGCCCTCTCGAGATGCACGGGTCAAAGCACTCAGCACATGTGGTTCACATGTGAGTGTCATGTGTCTCTTCTACTTGCCAGGCATGTTGTCTATCTACATAGCTGGGTTGGGGCAGGAGAAGGTGCCCTTATACACCCAGGTGCTGCTTGCTGATTTCTATGTAGTCATCCCTCCCATGATGAATCCACTTATCTATGGCCTGAAGACAAAGCATATCCAGGAGCGAGTTTGGAATGGAGTGACCAACagcctccctgtctct aTACAAAAGGATGGCAAGGATGAAGATGtgcagatgttaccataa